The region ccttttcccacatatcatgcttcaaacataaagataccaaatgtaaatttttggtgaagaatcaacaagtggaacacaattgtgaagttgaacgaaatttattgcttattttaaagttttatggaaattcaaaaactgaaaagtggggcgtgcaatattattctgcccctttaacttaatactttgttgcgccaccttttgctgcgattacaagtcgcttggggtttgtctctatcagttttgtacatggagagactgaaattcttgcccattcttccttggcaaacagctcgagctcagtgaggtttgatggagatcgtttgtgaacagcagttttcagcgctttccacagattctcgattggattgaggtctggactttgacttggccattctaacacctggatacgtttatttgtgaaccattccattgtagattttgctttatgtttgggatcattgtcttgttggaagacaaatccccgtccaagtctcaggtcttttgcagactccaacaggttttcttcaagaatggtcctgtatttggctccatccatcttcccatcaattttaaccatcttccctgtccctgctgaagaaaagcaggtccaaaccatgatgctgccaccaccatgtttgacagtggggatggtgtgttcagggtgatgagctgtgttgcttttacgccaaacatattgtttaacATTGTTGTCAAaacgtttgattttggtttcatctgaccagagcaccttcttccacatgtttggtgtgtctcccaggtggcttgttgcaaactttaaacgacactttttatggatatctttgagaaatgccactcttccataaaggccagatttgtgcagtgtacgactgattgttgtcctatggatagactgtcccacctcagctgtagatctctgcagttcatccagagtgatcatgggcctcttgtctgcatctctgatcagtcttctccttgtttgagatgaaagtttagagggacggccgggtcttggtagatttgcagtggtatgatactccttccatttcaatatgatcgcttgcacagtgctccttgggatgtttaaagttttggaaatcattttgtatccaaatccggctttaaccttctccacaacagtatcatggacctgcctgttgtgttccttggtcttcatgactcTCTCTGTgcctcaaacagaaccctgagactatcacagagcaggtgcatttatacggagacttgatcacacacaggtggattatatttatcatcattaggtatttaggacaacattggatcattcagagatccacaatgaacgtctggagtgagtttgctgcactgaaagtaaaggggccgagggccgaataatattttcagtttttgaatttccacaaaaattttaaataaccaataaatttcgttcaacttcacaattgtgttccacttgttgttgattcttcaccaaaaatttacatttggtatctttatgtttgaagcatgatactgTATGTGTGAAAAGGCTGAaaggttccagggagccgaatactttcgcaaggcactgtatatatctatCCATCCACTGGTGGACATAGAAgaggcccctgtgtaagaacaataTATAGGCCCCTTGCAGTCTGAAAGCTCATGATAATACACACCTCCACCCAGAGTCGGACCGGAGGGACCCACTTTTTgaatacatgcaaatgtgacattaaccccaaaTCTACATAACAATGAACGgggtagattgataaatgaataagatgctgccgttgtctgtacatagtgattcaagtgtatagtgccaagtactgctcatatagagGGTGGTGGGCCAGTACCGCACAGTGGCCCAGCAGAGGATTCTCCcgggggccagtccaagcctgactcCATCTACTATGGAGGTGGCTttagcccccttacctcttgggcatcTTGCACCAAGGATCTGTCTGCCTATCTCTTCcataaatatttatctgcaaagagGGTGCTCTAATTATCACACAGGACCCCCATCATCGTGGCCATCAGCACCTATGTTTTATTCCTTGAAGTGGTGATGAATCCCAGCTGAGCCCCTTGCAGCTGCATGGTCGGCCCCTATTCTGCCTCAGCTGCACATACACCGGGGTATAGCAGGTGCATTATGGGACCAGTTGCTGTGATATTCCTATCTGTCGAGTACAATGATGTTTTTGGAGTTTGCACTGTAGACATTTTCTATAATGCATTCTCAGAAAGCAGAAGCGTCCACATCCGGAGTGTCACCGTGCAGCCCTGCGCAGAGGCAGACAGCGCCATGTTACATCAGCCAGGGAACAAAACAAACTGATCTGTCCAGGATGAATCACTGCAGCTGGCAGAGCATCGCTTCCTGGGAAAAGGGCTGGGAACGGAGGACTGGGACCTCCCCACTGACACTGCACATGGTGTCAGCCTGGCCACAGCGATACTGTCAAGGAGAAAAGCCACGTCATGATCAACACCAAGCTCCGGCCGCAACCACCTTACATCGGGGCATTGCGATACGAGCAATTGTCCATCAATGCATTAATCTAACTCTGCAGCGCTGACCCAGCAATGGAGGATGCGCAGCCATATGGCTCCTGTCGTCAGCCCATTCACAGAGTACAGCCACCTAAAACACCACCTGCGTTCTCTGCACTGAAGATTGGCCCCCAAGAGTGGATTTAGTCTTCCAGATACCGGGGGGCATCGGAATAACATGATGGTCAATGCCATAACGCGAAACTCGTGGGCACCAATACAAAGATCTCTAACAGCAAGAAAAGACAATCAACATAAACCCAGGGCGTCATGGCTGGCGAGATTCCGAAACACAACTATCAATGCGTTAGCATCAAGTTCTAGTATAAAAAAAAGCTAAATATGTATTTACTAAATATagtaatgtatatactgtatacacagtctacgctacatacagtatatgctatatacacacataatCTACACTATGTATAATCTATATACagtctatactatatacaccgtgttccaaattattatgcaaatgatatttttctcggattttcctaaatggttggtgcaaatgacagtcagtctaataaaagttatcacccgttagattatacatcgagttttattgaagaaacctcccaatgataacagtataatctccaaaatgaataaaaactcagaatgcactgttccaaattattaggcacagtataatttctaaacatttgatatgttttaaagaactgaaaatgctcatttgtggaatttgcagcattaggaggtcacattcactgaccaaaaagctatttaattccaaaacatcccaacaggccaagttacatgttgacataggaacccttctttgatatcatcttcacaattcttgcatccgttgaacttgtgagtttttggagagtttctgcttgtatttcttccctcccagagctgctgttttgatgtgaactgcctcccaccctcatagatcttttgctttatgatactccaaaggttctctatagggttgaggtcaggggaagatggtggccgcaccatgagtttatctccttttatgcccatagcagccaatgactcagaggtattctttgcagcatgagatggggcattgtcatgcatgaagatgattttgctcctgaaggcacgtttctgctttttataccatggaagaaagttgtcattcagaaactctatatactttgcagagctcattttcacaccttcaggaaccttaaaagccctaccagctgtttccccatgattccggcccaaaacatgactcctccacctccttgctgacgtcgcagccttgttgggacatggtggccatccaaccatccactactccatccatctggaccatccagagttgctcgacactcatcagtaaacaagactggaaattagtcttcatgtatgtctgggcccactgcaactgtttctgcttgtgaacactgtttaggggtggccgaataggtgtatgcaccacagcaagcctttgaaggatcctacaccttgaccttcgagggactccagaggcaccagcagcttcaaatctttgctgccttgtaatggtattttggcagctgctctcttaatccaatgaatttgtctggcagaaatcttcctcattatgcctttatctgcatgaactctgtctgtgctctgtttcagtcacaaatctcttcacagcatGATGATCACtcgtaaagtgaacctgtcacccccccaagcgttttaactaaaagaaccaccttgcgccgcactaatgctgcattctgtcaaggtggctcttttagtttgggtccctgcaaacgctgaaataatcgtttttataatgtgcccctcatacctgaagtttgtcaggggggcatgtcttttcccccctgacacaaacacctcccagccatcactcagggcctccgtgcgccggctccatttccttcctgaacgtccccggcgcctgcgctgtaagtttttagggggcatgcgcagtttgcgctgcccttcaactCCCATCACAAAATGGAAAATTACAGTCCAGGCACCGGAgacgttcaggaaggaaatggaggtgGCACCAGacgcacggaggccctgagtgacggctgggaggcgtttgtgtcagggtagaaaagacatgcccccctgacaaacttcaggtatgaggggcacattataaaaaagATTacttcagcgttggcagggacccgaactaaaagagccaccttgacagaatgcagcattagtgctgcacaagatggcttttagttaaaaacgcttgggggggggggtctgggtggtgacagattccctttaagttttcgtgaaatatctaatgttttcatcccatgaacaagacattgcactatttaacgcttttccgcAGCAGGGAGATCCTTCTTAttttccatattgcttgaaacctgtgacctgcttaataatgtggaacataatttttaagtagttttcctttaattagaatcacctggaaaactaattatcacgtgtttaagattgatttcagtgatccattgagtaaGCAGAGATCACAATCTGTCTCCTCTTGAAGAGTGAAGGGCCTTTggtgcaggggcggacatattgGTGCAAATAGTGTggtcacacaggggcccaagaggtaagaggaGCAGTGCCATCTCCAGAGCAGGAGGCATGGTGCATTATATTGGActgtatactgttcttgcacagcgccctcctctgtctgtgtccgccagtactTTGGTCACATGACTATGACCATGTTTCTACTCTTCTTTCCACAGACGCTGCACTGATAATACATGACTGTCATTATCAGTGCAGGGTCAGGTTTTAGAAGGCAGGTAGTGCACGGACTTACCGGCCCACCATATCGGCAACTGGATGGGCTCTTATAGGGGCGACACTATAGGATAAGGGACCAGATGCAATTGCTCAGTGATTCCTGCCCTAATTCGTACCCTTGTAGGCATCGATGGGGCTGTTAGTCCGGCTCAGGAGACCCACAGTCTCCTGACAGTCGGACGGGCGTCGCAGCGAGGACCTGGCACGTACCAGGGCACCTTCATTTGGGGTAAGGCAGGGAGGGGTCTCGGCTTATTTCGCCCCTCTCTATATCACCCTAGTACACAGAGCACTTTTTGCAGGTCACATGACAGGAGCCCTATTATAGTCAGTGAGGCCCGTCCATCTCTTTTTGGTCCCAGGCCTGTGAGTGCAGGTGTCACCCACTACTGTCCTCCCCTCAGCCCCCCCTGTGCCCACTGCTGTCCTCCCCTCAGCCCCCCCTGTGCCCACTGCTGTCCTCCCCTCAGCCCCCCCTGTGCCCACTGCTGTCCTCCCCCCAGCCCCCCCTGTGCCCACTGCTCGCTGTCCTCCCTCAGCCGCTCCTGTGCCCACTGCTCGCTGTCCTCCCCTCAGCCCCGGCTTCCTGTGCCGCCGCCGCTGCCCCCCCATTGCTTTgcctccacctccccttttcccaggaTCAGTCCTCCTAGTTACCCCGCCCTTTTCTAACCCTCCGCCAATCAGCGCGCAGCTTCCAGGCGCATGCCGTCACTGCCTCCTCTGCCATTGGCTGGCTATATTAAGAAAGCCGCGTGAGGGTTTAAATAGCCGGCGCGCAGCGTAGAGGGGACTAGTTTCAGACAGAGCCGAGCAGTGATCGCATCGCCGGATCTCAGAGGCGCCGCCACCATTAGAACCATAGGCAACCTGAGAAAGCGCCGGGcagccgccggcagcagcagcaaggTGGCCATGGCGGCGATCCGCAAGAAGCTGGTGGTGGTGGGGGACGGCGCGTGCGGCAAGACGTGCCTGCTCATCGTGTTCAGCAAGGACGAGTTCCCCGAGGTGTACGTGCCCACCGTGTTCGAGAACTACGTGGCGGACATCGAGGTGGACGGGAAGCAGGTGGAGCTGGCGCTGTGGGACACGGCCGGCCAGGAGGACTATGACCGGCTGCGGCCGCTCTCCTACCCGGACACGGACGTCATCCTCATGTGCTTCTCCGTGGACAGCCCGGACTCGCTGGAGAACATCCCCGAGAAGTGGGTGCCCGAGGTGAAGCACTTCTGCCCCAacgtgcccatcatcctggtggccAACAAGAAGGACCTGCGCAACGACGAGCACATCCGCAACGAGCTGGCGCGCATGAAGCAGGAGCCGGTGCGGCCCGAGGACGGCCGGGCCATGGCCATCCGCATCTCCGCCTACGAGTACCTGGAGTGCTCGGCCAAGACCAAGGACGGCGTGCGGGAAGTGTTCGAGACGGCCACCAGGGCGGCGCTGCAGAAGAGGCACGGGCCCAGCGGGGAGTGCATGAGCTGCTGCCGCCTGCTCTGATCCCGCCCGGGGCGGCAGGAGCGGACCCTGAGCGCTGCGGACCCCGagcgctgcgccccctgctggggtGGAGGCTCCGCCGTGTTCTCCTGGGGCAGgactgaggggcgcactctgccccCTACCGGGGGCGACCGCTGGACACTgatctgtatattatatatatagtctGCGAGGACCCTGCTCTGTGAACTGACGCCGCCCGCGAAGATCAACGtttccattttgttttgttttttctatgaaaATACTTAAAactttttataatttatttttttgcacactttTGACACATGTGATCTCCATAGACTGTAACGGGATGGACGCGAGACCAAAAACGCTGCGTCGTCACTAATCTGAaaatactgatgtagcagagctgagtttgtcacataCAGATGGGtcctctgatgtagcagagctgagtttgtcacataCAGATGGGtcctctgatgtagcagagctgagtttgtcactaCAGATGGGTCctctgatgcagcagagctgagtttgtcactaCAGATGGGTCctctgatgcagcagagctgagtttgtcacataCAGATGGGtcctctgatgtagcagagctgagtttgtcacataCAGATGGGTCctctgatgcagcagagctgagtttgtcactaCAGATGGGtcctctgatgtagcagagctgagtttgtcacataCAGATGGCTCctctgatgcagcagagctgagtttgtcacataCAGATGGCTCctctgatgcagcagagctgagtttgtcacataCAGATGGCTCctctgatgcagcagagctgagtttgtcacataCAGATGGCTCCTCTGATGCAGCAGGGCTGAGTTTGTCACATACACATGGGtcctctgatgtagcagagctgagcttgtcactaCACATGGGTCCTCTGATGCAGCAAAGCTGAGTTTGTCACACACGGGAccctctgatgtagcagagctgagcttgtcacacACGGGAccctctgatgtagcagagctgagcttgtcacacACGGGAccctctgatgtagcagagctgagcttgtcacacACGGGAccctctgatgtagcagagctgagcttgtcacacACGGGAccctctgatgtagcagagctgagcttgtcactaCACATGGGtcctctgatgtagcagagctgagtttgtcacataCAGGCGGGAccctctgatgtagcagagctgagcttgtcagtaCACATGGACCCTCTGAGGTAGCAGGCCTGAGTTTGTCACACAGATGGGTCCTCTCTTACCTCTTTGGCTTGACGTATTCCCTGGCTGAAAGGTAAGGAAGGCCACATCTGCAGATATCTTCGTGTTATTGCTtggtttacataggactgcagctgaCTGTTCTATAACAAATGGAAAAAACTAATGCACAAGTGGGAAGTCGTGTGCGGCTCTGCTACATCGGCATCCAGCGTCTGTGTGATAGGAGCGATGCTACGCCACCTGCAGTGTCCCCGTCCCACTTGTACCTGTGACGATGTTGCGAGAGGTGCCAAGACGCTAATTAaagttagttgttttttttaccataatTTGACAGTGGTACTTAAACTGTTAAAATTTCTGAGAATGGAAGCTGCGGTAACGTGATGCGTCTGGAAATGTTTACATAAAGTTTAATGTACATACAAGTTTTTATGTGAAATATTAAAATATTCTATCAGATATATATTTTTGCTTTGGTTAATTACTTTTAAGTGTTTTTTCTTGTTACTTCTGataatcattttatttttattaactgACTATAAACTGTCTTGGTATGCTTTCTGTGCGAGCTGTGACGTAGCTATAGCATATGTTGGTGCCATGGGGACATCTACTGTATATTGCAAAGGAGCAGTAGGGGCCCATTAGACCTGGCTGGTAAATACACCTTTTTAGTTTACTGTTTATTTAATATTGTAATCTCTTGATTTATTAACATCTTCTTGCCTTGGACATCGACCATCGCTGCTAGGCAGCATTGCATGAgatgcgcttacaagctctttccctTTGAGCTTGGAGATGCTGTTCTGAAGCTGGGCACAATCACTGGAGTGCACTGTTACCTCCTAATCCTGACCAGCTTCAGTGCACTGCTTACAAGCTatgcagcagcggtggtcggtctcttaGGCAacaaagcagtaaaaaaaaaaagttaatatctCAGGACTCGGCTGCAAAAttgaataagcagtaaattgcaaatgcTGTTTTTACAAAGCGCTATCCAATGATATCCGTCTATACagatgggaataaccttttaaagGTGTgtgttttatagtgccatttattccatggtgcttaacgtgaaaaaaaaatatatatataaaatgttgaTGGGggacactggcggacacagacacaaaaggcgccctgtgcaaggacaatatatgggccctttacagcccaagagctcctaaaaatgcataattgcacctgctttggaggtagaaatgggcccatgTGTGGTTGCACCAATGCTGGGGTATAGTTACGGGTTTGGGGGTGAAACttagagtgggcccctaaccaggtaacaatGGTggatggaggagaacctcagcagatgacagcgctgttaccaaaaataatctctatacaaagaccagtgGTAATACTACCCCCAcacggtgaccatatagtggtagtgtTACAGCACATGTAAGATAGTGATGGTGCACTCACTGATATAGTTAAAAGTAGCTTGGCTCCGGATGGGCCCCTCAGAGCGTGGCACCCGGGGCGACCAACCCCCGTTAGCTACCCTACTGTGATGTGCTCGCCCCTGGATGCACTGCCGGGGCCCAGGAGCTGCTATGTAAAGTAGCCATGCCCCTATTATGGTATCTTGTTTGCCTATAGCCCTTTATCCGTTGCAAATTTCAGTCCAAAAACTAAATTTTGAACGCAGCCACATCTGTTGGTTTCTAGTACGTCTGCCTGTTTCAAGGGTCTTTTACATTCCTGACATTGCTCGTGATATTTGTACTTAATCTCCCGAAGGCCTGGCCCTTTCCAGAGGAAGCATGGAAGCCCGCAGTGCTTTTAAGAAGAGTACGAAAGTTTCCTTCCCTCCCCCCTAACTTCAGAAAAGTTTCCACGCTCCCATTTCCCAGTACGGGCCCTGCTCGCTCCCATTTCCCAGTACGGGCCCTGCTCGCTTCCATTTCCCAGTACGGGCCCTGCTCGCTTCCATTTCCCAGTACGGGCCCTGCTTGCTTCCATTTCCCAGTACAGGCCCTGCTCGCTTTCATTTCCCAGTATGGGCCCTGCTTGCTTCCATTTCCCAGTTCCTGGGTCGCAGTGAAAAAGTGGGACGTGGACCTCTGTACTGGGTGATGTTTATATTACTGATATATTGGGGATCTGTATTCGGGCTCCTTTTTACGGTTCCCTTGAGGGAAATTCTGCAGCAGGTAtcttcgtaaaaataaaaaaggcgCGGGCCTGCTGTACATTTTTGACATTTGCAAAGGTTGAAATATGCACTGGCATCCACAGAATAAATTGACTTCACATCCACAGCATTGGGCAACCAGCGCTGCGGATTTATTTCGCCGCACAATTTCTCAACACCTCATGCACAACGCTGGTTTGTATAATGCAGCAGATTTTCTGTAAATGTACGCACAACAGAAAATCTTCTGAATGGGGACATAGTCTTACACATGGGAACAAATTCATGTGTTTCAAAGATTGTGGGCGCTTTTTTGTTTCTCCATTTTGTGGCCTTTTTCTACATACATTTTACATAGCATATGGAGAAACGCACAGAAAAATATTACACCCTGGCCAGAGCATGCTGCTCTATGAGAAAACACAGAATATGTCATCGTCAAAGAGCAGAATCCTGAGGAAAAATAGACAGTAATCTACTGTTTATGCTGTGTATAATCTAATTGTGGGTGTCCTACAAGATGCacaacaaaaaaaacagaatattggCCTGAAAACTGCTAGTCTAAATATACCCTAACCCAGACTTGGGCCTTGAGCTGACATATTTTGCATGGGGCTGCTTATTTACACACTCCTATGGCACTATATTGACATGTCACCTACAGAGACATCTATAGGACGTGTTTGTCAAAATTGTGcctataaaatcagaaaaaaaactgtACTAATTGCCCCTGGTAACTAATCCCAAGACAGATGTAATTCTTCTAGAGCAGATGATGAAATACAAGCTACTTCtgggattggttgctatgggcaaccagGCCTAAAAACGGTTTTGATAAATGAAGCCTGATGGTTGTGTGCTGTGTTTCCATAGAGTCACAGGTGTAAAAGCACAAGGCACGTCCATACTGCTATAGCCATGGTACTAACTCACAGTTTCATATTATTTACAGCAGTAATATCG is a window of Ranitomeya variabilis isolate aRanVar5 chromosome 2, aRanVar5.hap1, whole genome shotgun sequence DNA encoding:
- the RHOB gene encoding rho-related GTP-binding protein RhoB, with the protein product MAAIRKKLVVVGDGACGKTCLLIVFSKDEFPEVYVPTVFENYVADIEVDGKQVELALWDTAGQEDYDRLRPLSYPDTDVILMCFSVDSPDSLENIPEKWVPEVKHFCPNVPIILVANKKDLRNDEHIRNELARMKQEPVRPEDGRAMAIRISAYEYLECSAKTKDGVREVFETATRAALQKRHGPSGECMSCCRLL